The sequence below is a genomic window from Nicotiana tomentosiformis chromosome 6, ASM39032v3, whole genome shotgun sequence.
TATATATTGACGGCGCTATTAGTGATGGAAAATAATAACCCGCACGTGAATAATATCTAcgataaataataataacacaagagaataATAACgatattaatttttttaatggGTAAAATATAATACCCGAGCGTAATAAtataaccactataatattacaacttaataGTGTCAAGAGATTACTACAATCTTAatagaaataacactctttatttaaaacaCTTTATTACAATATTACTCatactcactatttatctcacacaCTACAATCTGTgtattactctctctaacttctattgtttctctcttattttggtgtgattgaaatgaaaaaatggaggcctctatttatagtaagagatggcattcaactactacaaagaaaatgtcttgttgtttatttagtcctataatttttcaacaaagttaggcacctctcatttttttcaacaaagttaggcacctcacgttttcttcaacaaagttaggcacctcccgttttcttcaacaaagttgtcaacaaaattaggcacctcccattttcttcaataaagttgtcaacaaaattaggcacctcccatttcttctttatttttctttaatatgaGCCCCACAAATCTCttccttaattttgatttttctttttcattcaaAGACTTGATCTCAATATCTGAAAATCCTCAAACTTAAGAGGTTTTGTAAAGATATTTGCAGCCtgatcatgagacttcacatatttgagcttgacttccttcttggcaatgcactctctgatgaagtgttatcttgtatatatatgcttgcttcgatcatgatacaccGAATTCTTGGCGAGTGCCTGTGCAGATTTTTTATCaatacaaatctctgtagcttcaatttgtggcaaattgagctccttcaataATTTTCTTAGCCAAATAGCATGACAGGTACATGATGTTGCTGCTATATATTCGGCTTCACAAGTCGAGAGACTAACTATGGACtgtttctttgaactctaagaaataacagaatcacccaagaaaaatacaaagCCACTTatgctttttctatcatcaatatctcccgcGTAATCAATATCACAAAATCCCATAAGGTTGAAATcattagaagaagaataaaataacccaaagtcgatcgtaccttttaggtaacgaagaattcttctaATGACTTTCAAATGGGTGGAGGTAGGAGCTTCGATGAAGCGACTTACTACTCCAATTGCAAAGAGTATATATGGCCTGGTACaaagtcaagtacctcaaacttcccataagacttttgaaaaatgtgggatccacattttctccttcatcaaacttggacaattttaTCCCACTCTCCATCAGTGTGTTCACGGggttgcaatcgagcatgttgaacttcttcaagaTCTCCTTTGTATAGCTTCTCTTGAGAGATGAAAATTTCATCCTCCatctgcttcacttctaggcccaagtagtatgacatgagccttacatttgtcatctcgaactcacaagacatatctttcttaaaagtttcaaacaaacttgggttattactcgtgaaaataagatcatcaacataaagacaaacaagtaagatatctccattagtatgaactttaaggtaaagagcatattcatggagacaacgagtaaacccattgtcttgaaaatacttgttGATGCAACTGTTCCATGCTTGTGGGGATcgctttaatccatataaagttttcttcaaccgcaacactttatcttcatggtTTTTTACCACAAAGcccaatggttgttcaacatagacttcttcttcaaTATAGCCATTCAAAAAAGCTGACTTGACatctagttgatggatcttccacttcatTTGCGCCGCCAAAGAGTGAGGTAGGAAAGAGAAAATTCACCCCGGTTATGAAAAACCCAGCTATTTGAAAAATCCTAAAACTCTTCCAAAATTTTGTaaataaatagaaaaaagaaTGAGTCAATATCTTCAAAAAGCATATTTTTCTATTGTGTcaaaactgaccgaactacgcaggtgtaattctcaccggatgtgataTACGCACGCAACCTCCATAGGGTTCGGCCTCATTTTTGCAAAAAATAACCAAAATAATAAAATGTGTCCAGTGTTTTGGTCAAATGAGTAAGTCGACCCAGCTTCGGTTGCGTCCCGAGCCGAATCTATCGGAATAGTCTTAGAACATCTCCAAAATTGTCGAAGGAGTATTCTCACAAGAACGGGCATGTCTGTCAATAAGTCATAAGTGCCCTTCCCCGGCATCAATACCTATCTTGAAAGTGTGAAGGGGCCATTATTGCAAAAATAACCATCCTTGCTTTTGggattatattgcataaatagcCACCATCCCTTGGGTTATTTTCTTAGAAAATTGAAAGGTTGATTTGCAAAAAGAGTCCATTGGTTTGTGTGTTGAACTAGTGTCAACCCTAACCCTAACCTTCCACAGGTACAAAATGAGCACTGTCTAAAACCCGCCTTTAACAGTTGTAGAGTAGGCTCCATTACAACTTCAAAAGTGGTGGTATAACTTAGGGAAAGATGGTCAGGATTGGGTAACGGAGTATTTGGGCACCCTTACAGATATTATGAATGTTAAATCGTGGGATGCTTTAATTGAGGCCCTAGTGACCTTCTGGGATTCCGTTCACAATGTCTTCCACTTCTCGGACTTTGAGCTTACTCCCACTTTAGAAGAAATAACTGGATATTCTGGTTTCGACCGAATAACTTATATTCCCAAGGACTCTCTCTGTGCACCGATTCTTTGATCTTCTGAATATCAATAAACAAATCAAGAAAAACAATATAAACAGAGGATGTTGTTCTTTCTATTTCTTATACTCCAGGTTTGGGCACTAAAATGGTTTTGAAATGCATGAAAAGGGCCTAAACAACAAGCAAAATAAGGACACATGGCAAATTCATCGTCGCTTTGCTTTCATAGTGACGTTTCTGGGAATTATGGTCTTCCCAAATAAAGTGCGGACAATTGATATCCGCATGGCCAGAATTGCACAAGTCCTCACTACCAAAGAGAATCACACGTTTGCTCCAATTATACTGTCAGACATTTATCAAGCATTGACGAATCGTCTCCATGCGGGTAACAGGtgcatagacttcttcatagtcaatgccttgcctttgcttgtagcctttagccacaagtcgtACCTTGTATCTCTCCACATCTCCATCAGCATTCTTTTTTGCCTTGTATACCCATTTAACTTCAATTGCTCTATGACCCTTGGGAAGTGTTGTTAACTTCCAAGTtttgttcttctctattgactcgaTCTACTCCTGCATGGCTTGTCTCCACATTTTATCTTCAACAacttcatcaaagttcattggttcactatcagcaaagagacaatataaaaatcaaaattagtaacttccTTTGTGTCCTCATAGAGTTTTTGAATACTCCATATCCTTTGCGGTTGTTCATTTGAACTTTCTTGAGAAGAGGGAGATGTAATATTTGTTGGAGAAGGAGGTGGAGTTGTATCCTGCACAGGTTCCACggtctctggttcttcttcatcaccaaagtatggaagaaaatcatatgaagtttcttcctgaACTTCCCAGTTCCATGCCAATTCTTTATCAAATTCAACATCACGACTTACCACCATCTTGCCACTACTTGGGTTGTATagcttgtagccttttgaactcgtatcatagccaacaaacacatgcttgacacttcgatcgtcaagcttcgctctcctttgatgtggcacatgagcataggctatgctcccaaagattctcaagtgcttgacacttggctttcttccactccatatttcttgaggggtttgatctctaacattctttgttggagacctgttgttcaaataaactgcataagatacagcttctgcccaaaattccttgggcatatttttagcttttaacatacatctagccatattaagaatcgtttgattctttctctctgcaactccattttgttggaGTGAATAAGGTACCGTTAGAGGGCGACGAATTCCATGAGATTTATaaaagtcattaaattcttttgaagtgaattcgcctCCTTTATCAgaccttaaagcttttatttcatagccactttctttttttacaagtactttaaaatttttaaaagtagcaaaagcttcaaaattttggttcaagaaataaacccaagtctttctactaaagtcatcaatgaaaagtagaaagtatttacttttaccaaaggaaggtggattgattggtccacacacatcagtgtgaacaagctgaagcggcttggttgatcttgacatggcctcctttggaaaactcctccttgcatgtttttCAAGAAGACAAacttcacacaattgattgggatggtttattgatggtatcccatgcaccatgttcttttcttcattgatttgagcgcttcaaaatttaagtgcccaaatcgcatgtgccaacaccatgattcatcttgcacattagccttcaaacactttgcatcaattgtcTTAAGATTCAGAGAGAATAATCTATTCTTAGCCATATGCgctttagcaattagaattccacttgaatctctaagccaaagatgcatatttttcatgtggatgtcatattccttttcaagaagttggcccaaactcaaaatattacttttttaaTTTTGGGACATAATAAACATCGTGAATTAACTTGTGACTACCAGCTTGACAAGAGATTAGAATCGTACATATCCCTTAaatttgaatctttgaggtatctccgaagaacacattacctctcaccgttttattgatctccacaaacttctctttgcatccacacatatgattgcttgctccattgtccaaataccacgagctACAATCATTCatgtcttcttccttgagtgtTATCAACAGCGTtgactcaacttcttctttcttgtcgtcaacaaggttagctttttcttcaacattgctacaacattcccaagagtaatggccaaatttatgacaattataacactcaattttggatttgtcatacctttgtccttattttcttggtagtagccacgtcctcttcctcTATGTCCACGGTCACGACCTCTGAATGTCTagtggattttaacttcattgttgaagttgttagCGTTGCTTCTTCCTCTTCCAAGACTGCCACGACCTCGTCCCCGTCCATTCCCTCGATAgctcttttcacctccataatctTTGAAAGATGCCTGAGTTTTAAGAAATTGCTCCAATGGCACTTCTTGTCTCCTCTTGATCTTTTCTTCATGGGTCTATAAAGAACCCTCCAATTGCTCTAccatcatagagtctaaatctttagactcctcaatagcacacaccacaaaattaaatttaggtgttaaagtgcgaagGATCTTTTCTACCACACGGACATCTTTTATGTCCTCCCCatatcttcttaattgatttacaacaaccttcacttttgaacaataatccgaaatgcattcggattctttcatttttaaaacttcaaaatcagcccttagagtttgaagttttaccttcctcaccttgtcaactccttgaagagaattttgtaaaatctcccaaacttcctttgaggtggtagcatctgtCACCTTCTCCAACATGGCATCATCCAGACATTGATGGATGAGCGTGAGGGCTTGTTGATCCTTACTCCTTGTCTTTGCCAAgacatcttttttattttgaggcAGAACTTCCTCATTATCGGGTTTTGCATACCCTCTATCTACGATTTCCCACACATCTTGAGAGCCAAGAATGGCTTTCATACTTAGACatcatttctcataattatcttttgtgagacggggGTATTGAAAAGACAGCGTACCATTATTTGCCATGGCTCTGACACCACGttgttgggaaaaataataatcccgtccagaaataatatccacgataaataataataacacaagagagtaacaacgacaccaactcTTTTAATGGGTAAAATACAATACTCGAGCAGAGCAATATAACCATTATAATATtataacttagtagtgtcaagagactactacaatcttgaaagaaataacactctttatttaaaatacttcactacaatattactcacactcactatttatctcacagactataATCTGTGGATTattctctctaacttctattgcttcttTCTTATTTTGGTGTGATTGAAATAAAAAATGGGGGtctctatttatagtaagagatgTCATTCAACCGCTACAAAAAaagatgtcttgttgttgatttagtcctataatttttcaacaaagttaggcacctcccattttcttcgGCAAAGTTGTCAACGGAGTTAGGCACCTCCTATTTTCTTCAATAAAgttgtcaacaaagttaggcacctcacattttcttctttgtttttctttaatatgAGCCCCACAATTACTGCATTTTGATCGATTTATAAATTATATTGATTTGATGATGTAATTGATTTGATGATGTAAGAAACTATACACTATGTGATAATGTAGTCGCATTTCAAATTGTAACTCCTGAAGTTATATTGCTTAGTTTAGTACAAATACCGAATGCAGGTAAGTATTTTCTGCAGGTAGAACTGGGCCAAGGACATACTATAACCGATGGAATGCAAAACACCTAAAAAGATTCATATTTTGCAGAAAAGAAGAGCTCATTCATATGCATGGGCACCTGTTAAAACTGTAGGTCAGAATTGGTGCAAGGACAAAACAGCAAACCTAAGGAGCTCAACACAGGGAGAAGTTTCATATTTTATGGGAATGCACTCTTTAAGGAAGATTGAAGGAAAGGACTGCCTATTCACCCTAAATATAAAGAGTTGCTTCAACTTACCAAGATGTATTATTATTAACTGGTTATAAATGGAGgaatctattttcattctcaaATTAGTTATAACCTTTTATAAAGAGAATAATTGGCTTATAATAACAACACCTGTTGCTTCCTCTTTATCTTGGTTTTCTGTACAAAGCCATCTATTGATTGGCAAAAGAAACACTACTATTTTATAGCAGCACCATATCTAGAGAAGTTCCCACTCATCAGATTCAGAATGATCATTAGCTGACAAGCTCTTTGTGTTCGAGCTCGTGGCTAGAACCTGCATCACCTTGTCTTCAGCCTCTAGGTTAGGCAGTTGATCTCCATGTAATGCTCCAAGCTGCTCATACTCTTTCCTTGTCGTCTTCTTTTTCGTAGAAAATACTTCCCGCAGCTTCTTCTGAGAAAATAACTGAACTGTCAACAAAATCTAGAGGCGCAGATTCGCGATGAAACAACCCTCCCACCACAACCAAACCAACAAAAACCATATAAATAGAAAACAAGAAATACCAAATATAACACGAGAGGAAGGAGGAGAGGGAAATGGGACCTTGTACGACTTCCGTTTGACTGAGCCCTGAGGAATATGAAGCCTGCCCCCTTCAACCAGGACACATGTTTCCTCCAAATTTAATTCATCAAACTGCTCTACAATTTCCACATCGGACTCGTTTAAATGATCATACTTCTTGGGTGAAGTAGAAGAATAGCTATCTGATCTTTCTGTAAAAGATAACATTAGCAGACACAAAAAGAATGAGAAAGGATTTCAATAAAGGTGCAATTTTGAGGAATCTGGATGGAAATATCTGAAAAGTAGGAGTATGTTGGTCAGTTGCATAACTAATGATATGAAACCTACTCTCCAAGATTATATCAGAGTAGTGAATCTTGCATTACAGGTACACAGAAAAATGGAAGCAAAACATCGAAAGGAGGAAATCCTTTTCTACTTGGTAACTATTGTGAGTACCTTGGCAAGATTCACTGATCTCCTCACGAGCAACCTCATCGTTGTGAGTATTACTTCTAATATCTGGTCCAGTCTCACCTGCCAACTCCTTGTCCATACACCTACCTGCTGACAGATAACGAGTTAACATAAAAAAGGAGTGAGAAAAATAAACAGAATACTGCTAAACATATATACCATGAGAGTCTGATTGCAACTCACCAATAGCGGCTGTGTTTCTGAGATCTGGTTGATTCTTCCCAACAGATTCAACTGATAAACTCGTGTCAGAAGCTGCAGCATTACTCGAGATTCCAGCTGCAGACACATTTATATCCATAATATGATTGTAAACCTCCTTTGCTGCTTCTACAGAATCATGTCCTTTAACTGAGGCCTTGGCCGAAGTCATGGCCATGCGGTCAGATGCCACTTCATAATCTCCTCTAACCTTAGAAACCGAGGAAAATTTGATTGCATCCCTTGAGACGATACAGATAGCATCAGACTTCTTAGATGGAGGATGACTATCTCTAACAATCTCTTTGATCCCAACATTTTGACGTCTATAAACTcctccatttttgcttttccctGACACGTCATAAATTACTCTATTAGCAGTTTTTTTCTGGGCCACTAAGATGATGGATAATCAGTATCCTTACCCTTGATCACTTGAGTATCATCAATTAATTTCTTAGTAATTCCTCTAGGGTTGTGGCCTTTAAGATTTGCTTTCAGCTTCTTGTTGATTTCAGTGTGAGCATAAGGGTTCAGAGACAAGTCAGCAGCTGCGACTTTCACGGGACCTATGTTACAATGAGGATGCATATCTAGCATCACATCAGAATAGAATCTCTTGACACTTGCACCAACAGTCTGTACCTGATTTTCAACATATCTAACGGTGTCCTGTGATATATCGTGTGACCAGTTACAGTGGTGAATGCTTAATTGGTCAAAGTAGTGCAAGATGAATAAAAGGTACTGCGCTTTGAAGTTATGAAACAAGTCACTAGTTATTTCAAGTCAAACAATATGAGAGAATTATATCAAACATATGTTGCCACTAGTTAAATAGGAATACAGAAATGTTAACTTAGAGAGGGATGAAGTTTACCTGGTACATAGCCTCTTCCATCTCCAAACACATAGCTTCAAATTTCTGATATATATTTCCAACCCATGATATACCTTTCATATCCATCGCATAACACTTCGACAACTTTCCCGGGAATCAATGAAGTAAGTGCTGCAATATGAGATAGCTTATTATTTACATGAATTATGACAGTACAGTAGAAACTCTTTTAAACAGAACTTGAAACTAAATCAGAACTCTTTGAATTCACATATAAATAGCACGAGCTCATCTATTTGTAACATTGTTTTATTTCACTGGGATGACGCAGTAAGTACTCTTATAATAGCATGATCCGACCTACTACTACATTTACAGTCACTGAACCGATCAAGCAAAAGTATATAAAATAGTCCGAAAACTTAACCATTTAACAGAGACAAGTCATGATAGGCCTCCCAGAGAAGTTCATCCATGTTTCAACAATCAAAACTTCAGCCGTTCATTAGTTTCACAAATCAATTAGGAAAACAGATATCTTAGACAATTAAAAAGAAGGCACGAATGGAATTTTTTTTCATAAGATGATGATGGCAGCCAAGTGCAGCGCAGGGGCGGATGCAGCTTCATGTTACCGGGTTCATCTGAAACCAGCACTTTTAACGCGACACTTTATGTATAAAACTCCACTAAAATTGCAACAAATAGTAGGTATGAACccttaactttaaaaatataataggtttAATTCTAAGAACCTTAAATGTTGAACCCACGAAGCTTAAATTCTAGGGTTCTTTCACGGAATGACGTTTTAATGATTTGTAGTACAAATATCAAAACTCAAATGATGTTTTAATGATTCGTCATACAAATAACAAAACTCAGAACTCCTTAAAAGATTTGGACAGGTATAATTCTTTGACCATATGTTTCATGTATGTAGAGTAACTTTTGGCCTACAAATGGACAAAATGGAAATATCTGCAGTAATCAAGATTCCAAAGCCTTTTTGGTCAGCTAAAGTCAACAAAAGGGTTTAAGGAGCTTCCTTATACCGAAACTACACCTCATACCAAATTTCCAACAAAAGCATTCCAAACCCATGAAATAATTCATCAAAGACATTACACAAAGCAAGCTACTTTACCTAAAACCACATAAATTTCACATAGAGAAGATCTCAATCCATTTCTTGAAAGATAAGCACGTAAAATAAAGGTATCTATACACAAATAGTCGgtcatatttattgtttattttttctagccatatacatagattatacatatataatacacaAATTATATTAATACATATAATACATaatttttctagccatatacatttattatacacaattatacacatataatacataaatgaTAGATATATTACACCTCCACCGGCTATTGTTTAAGTGGTTGGATGGgcgactatttgggttaattcttctaaaATGAAACCCACCACCAAAGCTCAGTATATACAAGAAAGAAAATAATTATCATCAAACCCcacaaaagaaaaggcaagtatGTACTGAAAAAACTATTTTCCGCCCCAAAAATTCTTCAAAGAGAAACAGGTAAAATTCATCATCGCCATGATCAAGAATCAATACCCACAAAGCAGAAACCAATTATACAATATATATACCTCTATTAGACTATCACTATCTATCTAttacaaaagaaaaattaaaaaaggaGCTTGGTTAGTAAAGGAAATGATTACTATAGTTGAAGCATAAGAACTTACTGTTCAAAAATAAGAATACCCAGAAGCAAAGAGTGAGTCccggtattttttttattttatttttcagcaGAATCCTTAAAAAAGGTGAACTTTTGCAAGAACGATTGAGAACAAAAAGCACAACACAAGTAGGACAGAGAGAAACGGAGGAGTTGAGGGAATTTTCTTGAGTTGGAAAATTTTCGAGAAACGTAAAATTTTCGAGAAACGTAAAGAGAGTTCATCTGGTTTGTTTGTCGACACGTGTGCAAAAAGGCCTGCCTTATTCCTTTGTTGTGAATTGTGTAATGTAACATCTGCGAGAAACGATACTCTACGTAATAAAATAGTTTCTATTTTAATGAAGAGTATGTTGCTTAGAAGAAAGATTAAaatacaagaaaaagaaaaagcttgATCGTACTTATCCATTTCCATTTCCTTCAATTGCTTAATTGTGCAATCCCTTAATAATTTGCAAGTTTTATAACATTTACTCTATATGTCCCAATATGTCAtgcttctttttttaaaatttgttgtAAGAAAAATATCATACTTTcttgtttaaaaataatttaacttcacATTTAATCAAACATAATCACATAAATTAGAAAagacagaatatatatttttcgatGATAATGGTATTCAAACTAGTTTGTACAACTCCAGTTATTCCACCAGATATACATTATCTACACATTTTTCATTAGTAAGTCCATCCACCAATATTTTAAAAAACAATAGAAAAATATTatgtatttaaatatttatactaGGTAACATTAGTGCTATTACGTTGCGCTTTCCTAAGATATTCTGGAATAACGATGTAAGGCAAAGCAACCAACTTTTTTGTAATTATTTTTCGCCGACCGAAGGCCCCCTATACTTGACTAGACTATCAATACGATACGGAAAAGTCAATATCATGATCATAGTATGCAAACAGAAAATTGAAAAGagaattaaataaaaaattaaagagAGCAACGATTACAAGAAATCAACGTGGTGCCAGGAGAGGAGACACTAATATTGAGATTTAAATGCTTGTTGGAAACTTCGTCTACCATATGCCCAAGTTATAAGACATGGTTAAAATAAGCTAAAAAATTATAAAGCAAATAACGAAATAAAAGTGACATATATTTACATGAAAAAAGACCTAGAGTTCTACAAAGGAAAAGTTAGTCAAGTGGACTCCACTTGGATGGGACGCGTTTGTGTCTTCAGCTTCAGATGGTGTGTACTACGCGGGGCACTAGTTACAAGGTATCAGCTTGTTGGCACTGGCTGCAAGCGAACACTGCAGACAAGCTACTTTCTCATTCTAGGACTGGAAGATCCTCTATCTATTAGCATATCCGTACGAGTTCTTTACGTTACCTTTTGCTGGGCACGAGCTATAGGGCGACAGAAGCCACCAAAACCAAAGGATTCGTCCATAGAACTAGATGTTGGGAGGCTAGGCAAGCACCAAGGGGCGCAACCAATGGGTCATGGAGCATAGCTCAAAAGTAATACATGACATTCATCTCCACCTGTTTAGCAATGTACTTGGCGCTTTCCGTGCAAGATAGTCATCCATCATGTTCTTGAACGCATGGAGGCTTCACTTTCTTCCATATTTTCTCCTCTACATCACATTCTCTCAATTTAATCAAGAATTTCTGATAGATTTTTCTTAAGATAAGACTCATTCAGTCATCAAGTATAACTTTTATTGTTCTTTTGCTGACTGACAAATTTTTTCGATGTTGGTTTTGTGTGCTGGCTTCTTGAGAGATCATCTTTGTCTTTCTCGAAAGATTTAAGCAAACTAACATGAAAAACATGATGAATCTTTCCACCAAGAAGTGAAATTATAACATAGTACACTACTTTCCCAATATGTTTTGAATGGACAAAGATccatatatttttgcaatagccGAGGAGAGTCCTTGTAAATAAGTATCGCTTAGGGATCTTCACTTACCTTGACCCTAACTTGATATTCCATAAGCGATAATTCTTATCAACATGATTCTTCATCGGTTATGACTATCTCAATGCTAGTGCAAACGTAATTGTATTAGCTATATCAATTTGTGGAGGTACGCATAAATATGTTAatccttttcttttttgttatACATACGGACAAAATGTGCTCTTTGGTTCACTTTGTTTATGATAATTGTAAAGAAAATAAATGATTGCTTACAAAAAGTAGATATTCAAGACATTGTAGATCTTCATACCCTCCTCAGGGACAAAATTAAAGTACATAATTATAATATTGTTTcaccaaaaaaataaatttctcagTTAAAGTCTATATTTAAGAGAAAATGGGTTATTGATGACCAAGTTTTACTTCACTTCCACAATAACCTTTTAGAAAAAACAACAAAGGTAATAGAGAAAATTATCAAAAAGAAATAAGGAATGAATCAACAATCAATCCCTAAAATCAAGGCAATAAACTTTGATAAAACAAAGAATAATGAAATGTATTTCAGTAGTAATCGTAACTTCCCTCTACAAATGAAATTCTTTATCCTTATATAGGAACGTACAATCATAATGATTTTCACACTTAATTTGAattcattatgagcattaattaTATTGATTGCTCATTATAATAGATAACTGTAACTGACATATTTATAGCTATAGACTTCTTATAACTATTCTGATTCCCCTTCCTTTTTTACTTTTGGTTCGTGTATTTTTTCCTCCTTTTAACCTTTATTCATTTTGCTCACGCCTTTTCTTAGACAATTGTTAGTCCCGGTTCTTTTCTCTGTACTATCTCGTGGGTGTTACTCATGTACCTTCCTTGTATTCTTAATTTCATTAATTGAGTGTGCCACTTGTCGCTATACCACTGTTCCACGCGTCATGTTTCATCAGCTTGCTAATATTCTCGCAAACACGATATTTGCCAACGCATCTGCTTCTGTATTCTCTTCCTTGGGTATTTGCACGACCTTCCATAACTGAAACTGTTTAAGTAATTCTCGTACCTT
It includes:
- the LOC104107099 gene encoding uncharacterized protein isoform X4; this encodes MDMKGISWVGNIYQKFEAMCLEMEEAMYQYLLFILHYFDQLSIHHCNWSHDISQDTVRYVENQVQTVGASVKRFYSDVMLDMHPHCNIGPVKVAAADLSLNPYAHTEINKKLKANLKGHNPRGITKKLIDDTQVIKGKSKNGGVYRRQNVGIKEIVRDSHPPSKKSDAICIVSRDAIKFSSVSKVRGDYEVASDRMAMTSAKASVKGHDSVEAAKEVYNHIMDINVSAAGISSNAAASDTSLSVESVGKNQPDLRNTAAIGRCMDKELAGETGPDIRSNTHNDEVAREEISESCQERSDSYSSTSPKKYDHLNESDVEIVEQFDELNLEETCVLVEGGRLHIPQGSVKRKSYKKKLREVFSTKKKTTRKEYEQLGALHGDQLPNLEAEDKVMQVLATSSNTKSLSANDHSESDEWELL
- the LOC104107099 gene encoding uncharacterized protein isoform X3; translation: MDMKGISWVGNIYQKFEAMCLEMEEAMYQYLLFILHYFDQLSIHHCNWSHDISQDTVRYVENQVQTVGASVKRFYSDVMLDMHPHCNIGPVKVAAADLSLNPYAHTEINKKLKANLKGHNPRGITKKLIDDTQVIKGKSKNGGVYRRQNVGIKEIVRDSHPPSKKSDAICIVSRDAIKFSSVSKVRGDYEVASDRMAMTSAKASVKGHDSVEAAKEVYNHIMDINVSAAGISSNAAASDTSLSVESVGKNQPDLRNTAAIAGRCMDKELAGETGPDIRSNTHNDEVAREEISESCQERSDSYSSTSPKKYDHLNESDVEIVEQFDELNLEETCVLVEGGRLHIPQGSVKRKSYKKKLREVFSTKKKTTRKEYEQLGALHGDQLPNLEAEDKVMQVLATSSNTKSLSANDHSESDEWELL